In Zea mays cultivar B73 chromosome 7, Zm-B73-REFERENCE-NAM-5.0, whole genome shotgun sequence, the following proteins share a genomic window:
- the LOC100193060 gene encoding uncharacterized protein LOC100193060, whose translation MAIFWRMRPHSVSTSLPCFPWPPCPWCFPGRALFLLGAALSLSVTQLPTRACIPARILFVPSSISGHARAQPEGAGGRGRDGWGPAVVCPCSAPSSSPQRPAAAQLGVSSVHLQLVESPLLTHGAQIFIGHGASSSPPPVPRSMALGCFYSLPCSPMEAAPLPRFSLRRVPSSRARAQPHASAPAQPPAHVFPQPWRASPSLVSMEILLWLLHLDQGRSVCMTLGSCVPWICGAPASAPFFPCSLQTAEQLGAKLPRVRTQPESLPPVQLPVASLAGDGRADRWQLSILWLCSLLALWRAPCFILAMDTILHAHAGCCHLCQFAKLVALYMSAFRDRGH comes from the coding sequence ATGGCTATCTTCTGGAGGATGCGACCTCACAGTGTCTCTACCTCCCTCCCATGCTTCCCATGGCCACCGTGCCCCTGGTGTTTTCCTGGCCGCGCCCTCTTCCTCCTCGGCGCAGCTCTTTCTCTCTCTGTTACTCAGCTCCCCACGCGCGCCTGCATCCCTGCTCGGATTTTGTTCGTGCCGAGCTCAATTTCTGGCCATGCACGGGCGCAGCCGGAAGGCGCTGGTGGCCGTGGCCGCGATGGTTGGGGGCCGGCCGTCGTGTGCCCCTGCAGCGCACCCTCGTCTTCTCCCCAGCGTCCGGCTGCAGCCCAGCTCGGAGTTTCCTCCGTCCATCTCCAGCTCGTCGAATCCCCTCTGCTCACACATGGCGCTCAGATCTTCATCGGCCATGGCGCCTCGTCCTCGCCTCCTCCGGTTCCTCGCTCCATGGCGCTCGGCTGCTTCTACTCCCTCCCCTGTTCGCCCATGGAAGCCGCGCCCTTGCCGAGATTCTCCCTGCGTCGCGTTCCGAGCTCCCGTGCTCGCGCGCAGCCCCATGCGTCGGCTCCAGCTCAGCCACCGGCCCACGTTTTCCCCCAACCCTGGCGTGCATCGCCATCCCTCGTCAGCATGGAGATCCTCTTGTGGCTGCTCCACCTCGACCAAGGACGCAGCGTCTGCATGACCCTCGGTTCTTGCGTGCCTTGGATTTGTGGCGCCCCTGCCTCTGCTCCATTTTTCCCCTGCTCGCTGCAAACAGCCGAGCAGCTCGGCGCGAAGCTCCCTCGTGTACGCACCCAGCCGGAGTCCCTTCCACCCGTGCAGCTCCCTGTTGCGTCACTCGCCGGTGACGGTAGGGCTGACCGTTGGCAGCTCTCCATCCTTTGGTTGTGCTCGCTGCTGGCCCTGTGGAGAGCTCCTTGCTTCATCCTCGCCATGGACACCATCCTGCACGCGCACGCCGGTTGCTGTCACTTGTGTCAGTTTGCCAAACTTGTAGCTCTatatatgtcggcgtttcgagaccggggtcactag